Proteins encoded in a region of the Zunongwangia endophytica genome:
- a CDS encoding alpha/beta hydrolase family protein: protein MKTISILCIAFCYLFTIQINAQFLKTKTIDNGGSGPYHAIAASEKSLSDFVIYRPENIEEAVKAENKLPVLIWANGGCMDSSIHHERLLSEIASYGYVIVAIGELQMTVEERKHKSTEDDKLLKGLDWITKKATTKGNDYYNAVDLEKIAAGGQSCGGAQIMRIAGNSQIKTYMMFNSGMGDMTMAGANTKSLEKLNGDVIYLVGGESDVATNNAFLDYDRINVAVAFANELKAGHGGTFDEENGGSFAKLAKDWLDWHFKNEDKSDIFLESNLENYPGWTMKSKNFDE, encoded by the coding sequence ATGAAAACTATATCAATTCTTTGTATAGCATTTTGCTATCTCTTCACTATTCAAATTAATGCTCAATTTCTAAAAACGAAAACGATTGACAACGGAGGCAGCGGTCCCTATCATGCTATCGCCGCTTCAGAAAAATCACTTTCAGACTTTGTAATTTATCGCCCAGAAAATATTGAAGAGGCAGTAAAAGCAGAAAACAAATTACCTGTTCTTATTTGGGCCAATGGTGGTTGTATGGATTCTTCTATTCACCACGAGCGTTTATTATCTGAAATTGCTTCTTACGGGTATGTGATTGTCGCAATCGGCGAATTGCAAATGACGGTTGAAGAAAGAAAACACAAAAGCACCGAAGACGATAAACTCTTAAAAGGTCTTGATTGGATTACCAAAAAAGCAACGACAAAGGGTAACGATTATTACAATGCCGTAGATTTAGAAAAAATTGCAGCCGGTGGCCAATCCTGTGGTGGCGCCCAAATTATGCGTATTGCGGGGAATTCTCAAATTAAAACTTATATGATGTTTAACTCGGGCATGGGAGATATGACGATGGCTGGTGCAAACACAAAATCGTTAGAAAAGCTTAATGGCGATGTAATTTATCTGGTTGGTGGAGAGAGTGATGTTGCCACTAATAATGCGTTTTTAGATTATGATCGAATAAATGTTGCGGTAGCATTTGCTAACGAATTAAAAGCGGGCCACGGTGGTACGTTTGATGAAGAAAATGGTGGATCTTTTGCAAAACTCGCTAAAGACTGGTTGGACTGGCATTTTAAGAATGAAGATAAATCTGATATTTTCCTGGAATCTAATTTAGAGAATTACCCGGGTTGGACGATGAAGTCTAAAAATTTCGATGAATAA
- a CDS encoding alpha/beta hydrolase, with translation MKNSNLRFQLIIFMAFSIPFFSSAQVDATKLFSEEKTVTVTKDIAYRNGESDSWKLDLAMPKNFAEGTKPALVIVHGGGWAAGSKDVDVYQKMMLAYAQKGYVVINVEYRLTGEAGFPACIEDVKCAVRWLRSNAEELHVDPNRIGAYGHSAGAHLALMLAMTSDVEKLEGNGPYKEYSSKVNVVAAGSPPTELGREVPMAKSEWWPIGYIGENHPPMFLIQGDSDRIVLPERTRDFVEKMKTAGADIKYLEVEGGHGVAYAEKLEITDPAIEEFFAKHLNPVE, from the coding sequence ATGAAAAACTCAAATTTGAGATTTCAGCTTATCATTTTTATGGCTTTTAGTATTCCTTTTTTCAGTTCTGCACAAGTAGATGCAACGAAGCTTTTTTCAGAAGAAAAAACGGTTACAGTTACTAAAGACATTGCTTATCGCAACGGCGAAAGCGATTCCTGGAAACTAGATCTGGCAATGCCAAAGAATTTTGCCGAGGGCACTAAACCAGCTTTAGTAATTGTACATGGTGGCGGATGGGCCGCAGGATCAAAAGACGTAGATGTTTATCAAAAAATGATGCTTGCTTATGCCCAAAAAGGATATGTGGTTATTAATGTAGAATATCGACTTACAGGCGAAGCTGGTTTTCCTGCATGTATCGAAGACGTGAAGTGCGCAGTGCGATGGCTACGCTCTAATGCTGAAGAATTACATGTAGATCCTAATCGCATTGGAGCTTACGGCCATTCTGCAGGTGCTCACCTTGCTTTAATGCTAGCAATGACATCTGATGTTGAAAAATTGGAAGGTAATGGCCCGTACAAAGAATATTCGAGCAAAGTGAATGTCGTTGCTGCCGGATCGCCTCCAACCGAATTAGGCAGAGAGGTGCCAATGGCGAAATCGGAATGGTGGCCAATAGGTTATATTGGAGAAAATCATCCACCAATGTTTCTTATACAGGGAGACTCCGATCGTATTGTATTACCAGAGCGCACACGTGATTTTGTAGAAAAAATGAAAACAGCTGGTGCAGACATCAAATATCTTGAAGTTGAAGGAGGACATGGTGTTGCTTATGCCGAGAAACTGGAAATTACAGATCCGGCTATCGAAGAATTCTTTGCGAAACATTTAAATCCTGTTGAATAA
- a CDS encoding DUF3237 domain-containing protein encodes MRNVHLFFFISALSLFGFKLVAQEFEAPELEFAFELRVTIDTPIELGEAPLGKRVMIPISGGTFEGPKLKGTILKNGADYQYVTNDGELIHLDAIYTIKTDDGVYINVRNTGIIFNPKQGNSMPYFRAAPTFEAPIDSKYAWLNNAIFICKPEGKKEYISIQVWKVL; translated from the coding sequence ATGAGAAATGTTCACCTGTTTTTTTTCATTTCAGCATTAAGCCTTTTCGGCTTTAAACTCGTTGCTCAAGAATTTGAAGCGCCAGAGTTAGAGTTCGCTTTTGAATTGAGAGTAACCATAGATACTCCCATAGAACTTGGTGAAGCTCCTTTAGGCAAAAGAGTGATGATACCAATTTCTGGCGGCACTTTTGAAGGACCTAAATTAAAAGGTACAATTCTCAAAAATGGTGCTGATTATCAATATGTGACCAACGACGGTGAACTTATACATTTAGACGCGATCTATACAATTAAAACCGATGATGGTGTTTACATTAATGTTCGCAATACCGGAATAATTTTTAATCCAAAACAGGGGAATTCGATGCCTTATTTTAGAGCGGCTCCTACATTTGAAGCCCCAATCGATTCTAAATATGCCTGGCTTAACAACGCTATTTTTATTTGTAAACCAGAAGGAAAAAAAGAGTATATCTCTATTCAGGTTTGGAAAGTATTATAA
- a CDS encoding serine hydrolase domain-containing protein, whose product MKKIVTTLFLSLSIIIGCQENNKKKEKEDTEESTPQQFKKSDNLEELGVSSKRVEEMDSLLQAFVDEKKVNAVTGFVAQHGNVLYDKAFGYKDLENKTPASTEDYYVLFSQTKAITTVAFMTLVEKGLVKVEDPVSKYFPEISDQVVTKVNDDGTYETRPVTTPMTFAHLMSHSSGLNAGLVSEIRKSEGVNDTVPTNFGEEKSDQSPTGQRSFGGDAASRYLKDEMIELAKYPLGFNPGSEWNYHISTNMLAYMIEVISGEPLQKYVKETVLNPLGMNDTDWYYEPKALDRFVKPYTITEYGLEAGSTNFAEAAISEDQTYAEGAIGLNGPIEDYAKFCQMLLNGGTFNNHQILKPETIKKMTSTNRLPEENAGGKGFQFGLGFQLQNKDNKHVPAVSNTAYNWGGMLGTEYIIDPENDLIALFYINMFKRDNLYPQFLEKAYKIAE is encoded by the coding sequence ATGAAAAAAATAGTTACTACACTTTTCCTATCACTTTCCATCATAATTGGATGCCAGGAAAACAATAAGAAAAAAGAAAAGGAAGATACAGAAGAATCTACTCCACAGCAATTTAAGAAAAGTGACAATTTAGAAGAGTTAGGTGTTTCTTCTAAGCGTGTAGAAGAAATGGATTCGTTACTTCAAGCTTTTGTAGACGAGAAAAAAGTAAATGCAGTAACGGGATTTGTCGCTCAGCACGGAAATGTACTTTACGACAAAGCTTTTGGTTATAAAGATCTGGAAAATAAAACCCCAGCTTCAACAGAAGATTATTATGTTCTTTTTTCACAGACAAAAGCGATTACAACGGTAGCTTTTATGACCTTAGTTGAAAAAGGACTTGTAAAAGTAGAGGATCCAGTATCTAAATATTTTCCAGAAATATCAGATCAGGTAGTTACCAAAGTAAATGACGATGGCACTTATGAAACCCGACCAGTAACAACACCTATGACATTTGCGCACTTAATGTCTCACTCATCAGGTCTTAATGCTGGATTAGTTTCTGAAATTCGTAAATCTGAAGGTGTTAACGATACAGTTCCTACGAACTTTGGCGAAGAGAAATCAGACCAATCACCAACCGGACAGCGCAGTTTTGGAGGAGATGCAGCTTCAAGATATCTAAAGGATGAAATGATTGAATTGGCCAAATATCCACTTGGTTTTAATCCTGGTTCAGAATGGAATTATCATATCAGCACCAATATGCTGGCGTATATGATTGAAGTAATCTCTGGAGAGCCATTGCAGAAATATGTAAAAGAAACCGTTTTAAATCCGTTAGGGATGAATGATACCGACTGGTATTATGAGCCTAAAGCATTAGATCGTTTTGTAAAACCTTATACGATTACTGAATATGGATTAGAAGCAGGTTCTACTAATTTTGCTGAAGCTGCTATTAGTGAAGACCAAACCTACGCTGAAGGTGCCATTGGTTTAAATGGGCCAATTGAAGATTATGCTAAATTTTGCCAGATGTTACTTAACGGCGGAACCTTTAATAATCATCAAATTTTGAAACCAGAAACCATAAAAAAGATGACATCAACTAATCGCTTACCCGAAGAAAATGCTGGTGGTAAAGGATTTCAGTTTGGATTAGGTTTTCAACTACAAAATAAAGATAACAAACATGTTCCTGCGGTTTCTAATACTGCCTATAACTGGGGCGGAATGTTAGGAACAGAATATATTATAGATCCTGAAAATGATCTAATCGCCTTATTCTACATCAATATGTTTAAACGAGATAATCTGTATCCTCAATTTCTAGAGAAAGCCTATAAAATTGCTGAATAG
- a CDS encoding response regulator transcription factor — protein sequence MKILLVEDNKRLGESLSKGLKEEGFIVFHEQDGFKARDLIFEQEWDLFILDIMLPGLTGIELCELIRFKKIITPIIMLSALGEPDDKVKALDKGADDYLVKPFHFKELISRINALNRRTNNYQQSIEEDLFCGNLKLNYKAHKVERNGKTIDLSQKEFLLLKTLLEHKNEVVNRQTILQNVWKTQQDTYTNVIDVYISYLRSKIDSKSEDKLIHTIKGRGYMISDNQ from the coding sequence ATGAAGATATTATTAGTTGAAGACAATAAACGCCTTGGAGAATCCTTAAGCAAAGGATTAAAAGAAGAGGGGTTTATTGTTTTTCACGAACAGGATGGATTTAAAGCCAGAGATCTAATATTCGAGCAGGAATGGGATCTGTTTATTCTCGATATCATGTTACCGGGACTTACAGGTATCGAGCTTTGTGAGCTTATTCGTTTTAAGAAAATCATCACTCCTATTATCATGCTAAGTGCGCTGGGCGAACCTGATGATAAGGTGAAAGCTTTAGACAAAGGTGCAGATGATTATCTGGTGAAGCCTTTTCACTTTAAAGAGCTAATTTCTAGAATCAATGCGCTAAATAGGAGAACAAACAATTACCAGCAAAGCATTGAAGAAGATTTATTTTGCGGCAATTTAAAACTGAATTACAAAGCGCATAAAGTCGAAAGAAACGGCAAGACAATTGATCTTTCGCAAAAAGAGTTTCTCCTACTTAAAACCTTATTAGAGCATAAAAATGAAGTTGTAAATCGCCAAACTATACTTCAGAATGTTTGGAAAACGCAGCAAGATACCTACACAAATGTGATTGATGTTTACATCTCTTATCTTCGAAGCAAAATCGATAGTAAGAGTGAAGACAAACTAATTCACACCATTAAGGGAAGAGGTTATATGATATCTGACAATCAATGA
- a CDS encoding HAMP domain-containing sensor histidine kinase, with protein sequence MKIRQKITLISSLIFGFIFLLSSIVIYIAFYESSKNIFFQELSRTAKISGMFYLERDELSQKGFEPIQNSFYNLSSDQEVSIFNENGNIAFNTKELKQDWSESIEKIKEEGELNFRDNDTYYHGLFYKDNQGDFVVLVKATNPLIQSQKKRLISILAISFCVAMIILIFLTYRLSKLAYKPVRNIIKQVNHLNLHKSPLQLSYKSSKDELEELFQAFNNLLNEIESSYEQQKNFVDFSSHELKTPLASIINQLEISLQRDRSKDEYRETSAVVLQDAQQLKSILESLLTLSNLNKNIQLEEHIRIDELIWEIIEKLAPTYSEEKFNVKLEISPDDFDLLQCKGNETLLYMALFNIIENAAKFSKYEVVMIKLCKVNYRLQLQVKDQGIGISDKDLKHINQPFYRGGNTASFQGNGLGMSIALKIFQLHQIQYSITSQPQKFTKIQLEFPQ encoded by the coding sequence ATGAAAATTAGGCAGAAAATAACGCTAATTTCAAGTTTAATCTTCGGGTTTATTTTCTTGCTGTCTTCAATCGTAATTTATATTGCGTTTTACGAGAGCTCTAAAAATATCTTCTTTCAGGAACTCTCCAGAACAGCAAAGATTTCTGGAATGTTTTATTTAGAGCGAGATGAACTTAGCCAAAAAGGATTTGAGCCAATTCAGAATTCTTTTTACAATCTTAGTTCAGACCAGGAAGTCAGCATTTTTAATGAAAACGGAAATATTGCATTCAACACCAAAGAATTGAAGCAAGATTGGAGCGAAAGCATAGAAAAAATTAAAGAAGAGGGAGAACTCAATTTTCGGGATAACGATACGTATTATCACGGCTTATTTTACAAAGACAATCAGGGTGACTTCGTGGTTTTGGTAAAAGCTACCAATCCGCTTATTCAGAGTCAGAAAAAAAGACTAATTAGTATTTTGGCGATTAGCTTTTGCGTGGCGATGATCATTCTTATTTTTCTAACCTATCGCCTATCCAAGCTGGCTTATAAACCGGTAAGAAATATTATTAAACAGGTAAATCATCTAAACCTACATAAAAGTCCGCTGCAACTTTCATATAAAAGTTCTAAAGATGAATTAGAAGAGCTTTTTCAGGCTTTTAATAATCTTTTAAATGAAATTGAATCCAGTTACGAGCAGCAAAAGAATTTTGTAGATTTTTCTTCTCACGAGTTAAAAACTCCGTTGGCAAGCATTATAAATCAGTTAGAAATAAGTCTTCAAAGAGATCGAAGTAAAGACGAATACCGGGAAACTTCAGCAGTAGTTTTACAAGACGCTCAGCAATTAAAAAGTATTTTAGAAAGTCTGCTTACACTTTCAAATCTAAATAAAAACATTCAGTTAGAGGAACATATCAGGATAGACGAGCTTATTTGGGAAATCATAGAAAAGCTAGCTCCTACTTATTCCGAAGAAAAATTCAACGTAAAATTAGAAATTTCGCCTGATGATTTCGATTTACTGCAATGCAAAGGGAATGAAACCCTATTGTATATGGCGCTTTTCAATATTATAGAAAATGCAGCCAAATTCTCTAAATACGAAGTGGTAATGATAAAGCTTTGCAAGGTAAATTATCGATTACAATTACAGGTAAAAGATCAAGGAATAGGCATTTCAGACAAAGATTTAAAGCACATTAACCAACCTTTTTATAGAGGTGGAAACACAGCTTCTTTTCAAGGAAACGGACTTGGAATGAGCATCGCATTAAAAATTTTTCAGCTTCATCAAATCCAATACTCAATTACCAGCCAACCACAGAAATTTACTAAAATTCAGCTTGAATTTCCGCAGTGA
- a CDS encoding TolC family protein codes for MQKRKIYLLLFVAVLGLTKVEAQTQDTLQLDVEQAEGLLLKNNLSILAERLSIDMADAEVIQAKVWPNPTLEVDEVNLWTADYQKKTGEQQPSLFGSDSFGRYRQISAQIEQVIETAGKRKKRVELAKVSAEMAQSYLEDFLLSLKTEFRKTIYSFQFHESYSTMLNRQLVSLENIVKAYQKQYDQGNVNKAELIRLQASLLSIKDELIEERKALNELNKELVVMLNLPANTRLSFGTTFNPDNEYQLPFNYTLEYLQEEALKHRPDVTISKLDIQRSQKELSYEKAMAVPDLAVSLGYDRGGNILQDFIGFGFSIDLPFFDRNKGNIKKAEFAVEQQNYVNENKLLEVREEVRKNFQNYLEAAHFFDDINTEYLEGLDKTMEAYTEYFKLQSINIITYMDFLESYIDTKQTILENQQEYLDDLEELKHSTGLEINTPQ; via the coding sequence ATGCAAAAGAGAAAAATTTATCTATTACTTTTTGTTGCTGTTTTGGGGTTGACTAAAGTTGAAGCTCAAACTCAGGATACGTTACAATTAGATGTAGAACAAGCTGAAGGTCTTCTTTTAAAGAATAATCTATCGATTCTTGCCGAGCGTTTATCCATAGATATGGCAGATGCCGAAGTAATTCAGGCAAAAGTATGGCCAAATCCTACGCTTGAGGTTGATGAAGTTAACCTGTGGACTGCAGATTACCAGAAAAAAACCGGTGAGCAACAACCCAGTCTTTTTGGGAGCGACAGTTTTGGAAGGTATCGTCAAATTTCAGCACAAATCGAGCAGGTGATCGAAACTGCGGGAAAACGAAAGAAACGTGTAGAGCTTGCTAAAGTTTCTGCGGAAATGGCACAATCTTATTTAGAAGATTTTCTTTTGAGTCTTAAAACTGAATTCAGAAAAACTATTTATTCTTTTCAGTTTCACGAGAGCTATTCAACGATGCTTAACCGGCAATTAGTTTCTTTAGAAAATATCGTAAAAGCCTACCAAAAACAATACGATCAGGGAAATGTAAACAAAGCTGAACTTATACGGTTACAAGCTTCTTTATTAAGTATTAAAGACGAATTAATTGAAGAGCGAAAAGCCTTAAATGAACTTAATAAAGAATTAGTGGTAATGTTAAATCTACCAGCAAACACTAGACTTTCTTTTGGAACCACATTTAATCCTGATAACGAATATCAGCTTCCTTTTAATTATACGCTAGAATATTTGCAAGAAGAAGCCTTAAAACATCGCCCAGATGTAACCATAAGCAAATTAGACATCCAACGCTCTCAAAAAGAACTGAGTTACGAAAAAGCAATGGCGGTGCCAGATCTTGCGGTGTCTCTGGGTTATGATCGTGGTGGTAATATTTTGCAAGACTTTATTGGTTTTGGTTTTTCCATCGATCTTCCATTTTTCGATCGAAATAAAGGGAATATTAAAAAAGCTGAATTCGCGGTAGAACAGCAAAACTATGTAAACGAAAATAAGCTGTTAGAGGTTCGTGAAGAGGTGCGCAAAAACTTCCAAAATTACTTAGAAGCTGCTCACTTTTTTGATGACATCAACACCGAGTATCTCGAAGGCTTAGACAAAACGATGGAAGCTTATACTGAATACTTCAAATTACAATCCATCAATATCATTACATATATGGATTTTCTAGAATCTTATATCGATACGAAACAGACTATTCTAGAAAATCAGCAGGAATATTTAGACGATTTAGAAGAATTAAAACATAGCACAGGACTAGAAATAAACACACCGCAATAA
- a CDS encoding efflux RND transporter periplasmic adaptor subunit translates to MKYLKKIQLPLLAIVGSVILFGCKKESKPLVKEKECFSEKEMTDFKPLKITNENVVKSLRLNGVVAYNPNAVVNYVSLVGGIITNTYFTLGDKVEKNQVLAEIKSTELNSIEAEVKQIKANLEVAKRQLQSTQSFYDDGIASEKELIAAKSEKGNLESDLEKLQTNLKLYSASPEKGVFQIKAPRSGFVVDNKIAAGMQIGAEGDPLFTISDLDEVWINVNIYASDINAVKEGMPVGIKTSSYPDKVFEGKINRISNVLEPNENVLKARIVLDNKDLFLKPGLYVEAIVRNETEEKAPHIPAKSVVFNNNAYYIVKLEDKCNAKVSEVKILSKDENSFFIKEGLNEGDKIVTNNTLLLFESTPSLN, encoded by the coding sequence ATGAAATATTTAAAGAAAATACAACTCCCATTACTAGCCATAGTGGGATCGGTTATACTTTTTGGTTGCAAGAAAGAATCAAAACCTTTAGTAAAAGAAAAAGAATGCTTTTCTGAAAAAGAAATGACAGATTTTAAACCGCTTAAAATCACTAATGAGAATGTGGTTAAAAGTCTGCGTCTTAATGGCGTAGTAGCTTACAATCCTAATGCCGTAGTAAATTACGTAAGTTTAGTAGGCGGAATAATTACGAACACTTACTTCACTTTAGGAGATAAAGTAGAAAAAAATCAGGTTTTAGCTGAAATAAAAAGTACAGAACTTAACAGTATTGAAGCTGAAGTAAAACAAATAAAAGCGAATCTTGAGGTTGCTAAGCGCCAACTACAGTCTACGCAAAGTTTTTACGATGATGGTATTGCTTCAGAAAAAGAATTAATCGCAGCTAAAAGCGAAAAAGGCAATTTAGAATCTGATTTAGAGAAATTACAAACCAATCTTAAGCTTTATAGCGCGAGTCCCGAGAAAGGTGTTTTTCAAATTAAAGCACCACGAAGCGGCTTTGTTGTCGATAATAAAATTGCAGCCGGAATGCAAATTGGCGCCGAAGGCGATCCCTTATTTACCATTTCAGACCTAGATGAAGTTTGGATAAACGTGAATATTTATGCTTCAGATATTAATGCGGTTAAAGAAGGAATGCCCGTAGGTATTAAAACCAGCAGCTACCCAGATAAAGTATTCGAAGGAAAAATAAATCGAATCTCCAATGTTTTGGAACCCAACGAAAATGTATTAAAAGCCAGAATTGTATTAGACAACAAAGACTTATTTCTTAAGCCAGGCTTGTACGTAGAAGCAATTGTTAGAAACGAAACCGAGGAAAAAGCCCCCCATATTCCTGCTAAATCTGTAGTCTTTAACAACAATGCGTATTACATCGTTAAGCTAGAAGATAAATGCAATGCAAAAGTGAGTGAAGTAAAAATCCTATCTAAAGACGAGAATTCCTTTTTTATTAAAGAAGGACTTAATGAAGGGGACAAAATTGTGACCAATAACACCTTATTGTTATTTGAAAGTACACCATCACTCAACTAA